In the Acomys russatus chromosome 20, mAcoRus1.1, whole genome shotgun sequence genome, tctacaaagtgagcctaggacagccgcAGTGacgcacaaacaaaacaaaacaaaagaccaattgTGAGAAAAATGAAGTTCTTGCAGAGAATGCTTGTAGCTTAGGGGAGTGCAGTGACGGAGCTCACTGAAATAGTGTGAAGGAGGAGGATGTGGGAAACTGGAAGGAGGGGAGATGGCTAGGTGCTGTAGAGCACTACTGTAAGTCAAGCActgtgagagtgagggcaagaaTATCTCAAGTTCAAGCCCACCCAGGTAATGTTGACACAGTCTCTAGCAATGTAAAAAGGAAGAGTTGGGCTCAaagcaagaaagaggaaaagagcgTATCCAAGTGAGTGACAGCTGTGAGGACAGAGCACAGGAGAGGCTACACAGAGCCCTTCCTGTTATCTCAGGAGCTTTTGTGTTTCTAGTCAGGGCTATAGCAGAAACAAGCAGGAATGTATCCCCAATTAATCTAGGGCTagaaaatactttgtttttgcttttttagtcCTCTCTTTGTGACCTGGAAGACAGGGCGAGACAAGCGGCTTCGGGGCTGCATTGGGACCTTCTCAGCTATGAATCTTCATTCAGGACTCAGGGAATACACGTTAACCAGGTAATGACACAAACAGGAGAAAGTGTACATACATTAACTAGAATTGGAAATGCTGAATAGCCCATTTCTTCAAAATGTTTGATAGCATCTGAGCAGTCCCTTTTTGTAGTCAAGAAATGTAAGGGCTGCAGCCTGGCAAATTGTCCATAAGCTCCTGTAAAGACCATGAATGCTGACATTAATGTTAGATGCTGTCAGAAGATCTTAGGACTCAGCTTTGTGGGCTCTGTGGCATGCAATGTTGTCTCCTAACTGGAGGCAGCCTCACTTATATTTTCTGTCCCCTCTAGTGCACTTAAGGACAGCCGATTTCCCCCCCTGACCCGAGAGGAGCTGCCCAAACTTTTCTGTTCTGTCTCCCTCCTTACTAACTTTGAAGATGCCAGTGATTACCTGGACTGGGAGGTGAGAACAGCTGCATTTGGAACTCTGCATCTCTCGTTGCATTTGGGTTCGGGTTAGTACATGGTAATGTATCTCCTTCATTGAGAGAGGGTCTAAGAATGGAAGTGACAGAAAGGTACTTCTCCACtaggaatagaaaagaaatggaaaatcagTACACTcttgtgagccaggtgtggtggcatgtgcctttaatccccacacttagTGGAGCTCTATGACTTTAAGACCAGCCTGCTATTTCTTCCCAGTCCACTGTGTTCTAATTCAGTAAGATCCATTAGATCCTTCCATGTCTAGTTAAGAAATAATGACATGCTGGGTATGTggtacatacatttaatcccatcactcaggaggcagaggcaggtagatctcttgaatgccaggacagcctggtctacaaaaccagaccaggacagccaaggctacacagaggaatacTACTGCCTTGAATGCCCCcccataataaaataatattaaataaatcagATAAGCGCCTGTGCATGGTGGCCCATGTTTATAACATCATCAATCAAGAAGTAGAAGGAGGGTGATTGCAAATTCCAGACCAGTTTGGGCtatagtaagttaaaaaaaaaaacaaaacaaaaaacaaaaaacccaaaaaccaaatccaaaggGAACCGAATTTGAAGGACCATGAACTTTTTGACATTTTCACATAGTAGAATTGGTCtagaagtaaaatatttaagctatttatttatttatttatttttcttttttttttttttttttggtttttcgagacagggtttctctgtgtagccttggccatcctggacttgctttgtagaccaggctggcctcgaactcacagcgatccgcctgcctctgcctcccgagtgctgggattaaaggcgtgcgccaccacgcccggcttatatttatttatttttcaagatagggtttctctgtgtagcgttgaccatcctggacttactttgtagaccaggctggcctcgaactcacagcgatccgcctgcctctgcctcccgagtgctgggattaaaggcgtgagccaccatgcccggcttatttaAGCTATTTAGGTATGCCATTTCAAGAATTTATTTCTGCAACCATCACATTCTCAGGTGCAACTACACACATATCTGACCTTTCCCATTGGTTTCGATGCTTTAGAATTAATTAGTcatgtaaaaaattattttctcagacCTGGGTCAAGCAGCTCAGGAGACAATGTTGATTTATATGTGGGTGACTGAAGTATTGTTACAATCAGAAAATGCCATGTTGTACTTTTCTGTAGGTAGGGGTCCATGGGATTCGGATTGAATTCATCAATGAGAAAGGCATCAAACGCACCGCCACATACTTACCTGAGGTTGCTAAGGAACAAGGTGAGTTGGACAGATGCTACTTAGAGAATGGTACTACtaagggcaggagagagaaggtCCAGCTCAACTGCCACCAAGTATGAATGCCGTTCTTCTCTAAATCCTGTCAGACAAGGGAAATTGACATAGATGCTGGGAGCCTGTGGGGAGGGGGATAATGTTCTTACTTACTATTTATTTGTCCCTTGAAGCTTCCCTGATTATCACAGCAAAAACCAGCAACTAGCTTGACCAAGTTTTAGCTTTCATTATAAAGTCTGATATATTTAGCTGTGAAGTCTGTACACAGTGTATACATCTTCCCTACTGCTTTTAAAGAGCTAGTagttgccagatgtggtggcacatgcctttaatcccagcactttgtagaaaaaagacagatggatttctgtgaatttaaggtcagcctggttacTTAGGACTGGAAGACCACTcgggactacatagagagacgcccaacaaataaaaaagctCAGTAGTTAATGAGCTCTTAGAATGCGGACAGCAAAGGCAGGAAGTGGGTAGGCGCAGTTTCTCTTTGAGAGAGTATCTAGAATTCCTTTAACTGTTTCTTGTACTTTCTATGATATGTAACCCCATTTTTTTCTTGGAATTAGTTTGGTTTTGAATAATATGTGAAACACAGTAATGGTTGGGTGTGAACCTGGAATAGAGAAAAATCCAGTTAAGTATATTAATGAACTACGTACTGGAAAACCAAGCACCTTGTTGGTTTTCATTGTGGTTGTGTTTAAACTTTTTCAAAGAGCAGTGTGCATGAAAAGGATgagttttgggctggagagatggctcagtagttaagagcactgtctgttcttctaaaggtcctgagttcaattcccagcaaccacatggtggctcacaaccacctataatgtgatctgatgccctcttctggcatgcaggtgtacatgcagatagagcactcatacacataaatatttttttgggaaaaaaagatGAGTTTTAAAGACAGCTTGGTCAGATCATAAATCTCACATGGTCAGTTAAATAAATAATCAGATTGTTTCTCCCATGTTAAAGTTGAGAAAACAGGAGGAGGGAATTCAATTGTTTGTTagttttcagggtttctctgtgtagccttgactgtcctggactttgtagaccaggctagctgcgaactgacagcgatcccccctgcctctgcctccagagtgctggcattaaaggcgtgcaccaccactgccctggggGTTCAATTttgttgtttggcttggttttggttttttgaagcagggtttctctgtgtagccatggctgtcctggactcactttgtagatcaggctggcctcgattcacatagatctgcctgcctctgtctcccgagtgctgggattccaggtgcatgccatcatcatgcctggcttttctttttctttttaagtgtaaGATTGAGGTGGGCCTAGTGTAAGACTGAGGTGGCCTAGCAGTACTTTGGCACTCAGGCTGAAGTAAAAAGACTGCCCTCGAGTCTGAGCCTGAGCTGGGGCACATACACAACAAAACCCTGTGTCTAAAAGACAGCAAGGACACAAGCAGCAGCACAGTGTGAAAGGCTTCCTGTCTCCAAGGAAAAATCCTTACTGCTATCAGTTCTCTGTCACACCAGTTATCACTGCTCAAGGCAGTAAAAGccacataatttaaattttcctcTTGGGGTGGAGAAACGGCTCAGAGAACAGAAGTTTGATTCCCAGGTCCAAGTCTGCCTTATAACTTTATCTCCAAGGGGATCCTTTGCTTCTGACCTTGGGGCATCACGCATAGagaaacacactttaaaataataaattgtaaaataaacccccccccccccatagtgaCACAGGCCTGTAGTCTAATCTGCACAGGAGGGTGAGAAATTACTTGAGgctgctagagagatggctcaacttagtgcttaagaacactggctgctcttctagaggaaatgggttcaagtcccagcacccacattgtctGTAAGTACAGTCCAGGGtatctggcaccctcacatagacacatgcagggaaaacaccagtGAACACTaagaaatagtaataataaaatagaaccaaacaaacaaacaatagccaggcagcagtggtgcatgcatttaatccaagcctggtctacaaagtgaatctaggacagccaaggctacacagagaaactctgttaaaacaaaaaacaaaaacaaacaaacaaacccaaaaccacccacaaataaataaaagtagagtGCTTCTAACTGCTCTTGCGGAAGGCTTAAACCATGGTTCCCGTCGCCCATATGGGCTGCTCGCCACTTGTAACCCTAGTTTCAGGGATCTATACCACATTCTGGCCTCATGTGTGTATACCTCCAACtttcacatacacagaaaaagcaaaagtaaaataaaatcttaaaaaacaagcaaacaacaacaacaagaagcctAGACaatgtagtgagaccttgtctttttaCCCTGCCTGGGTACTACATGAGCTTCGGAATAATTATACTTGGATAACAGGGTAATAACTGGTAAGAACTatcaagctgggtggtggtggcatttgcctgtaatcccagcactcaggaggcagatgcaggtagatctgtgtgttcgaggccagtctggactacaaaatgagtccaagacagccaaggctacacagaaaccctgcctcaaaaaaccctgtctcaagcaaaaacaagggctggagagattgctcagaggttaagaacactgactgctcctccagaggaccagggttccgatttgcagcacccacatggcagctcccaactatAATTCCgagatctgacaccatcacacagatatatatatatacaggcaaaacacaatgcatgtaaaataaaacaaagggggAAGAAATTACAAATATGGCAAAGTAGGGAACTGGGGACAGCTTCATGGCACATTGAGTTGTAATGTCATGTCCTCAGGGTCTCTGACTGGACTGTCAGGATGATTGGCTTCCAGTATGTGGGACCAGGACCCAGTGCTTCCTTTGTCCCAGTATGCTCCTACACTGGTTATACTAGAGCATGTTCCTGCCCTGGTTTTGACTGTGCTCACCATATTGTGGCTTGTGTTCTCAGACTGGGATCAGATCCAGACAATAGACTCCTTGCTCAGGAAAGGTGGCTTTAAGGCTCCCATTACCAGTGAATTCAGAAAATCAATCAAACTCACCAGGTAAGCAGCTGTGCTGTTCTCCTTGTTAATCTTTCTTAGGGGTTGAATACAGGATATTTGtggtgggaaggggaaggaaacagTGTTTATACTCCTAAGCCAAAGGAGTGTGTGAAATAGCGCTGAGGAAGCAATGGCTGCAGTACTGCACACTTCCTAGCTCTCCTTTGTCTCCATAGCCAGACTATCAGGACTCAAGCATGGTCAGGCCTGCCAGACCCATGTGTTTCTGAGGGCTAAGGGGAGGCTGGAGTTAAAAGGTAAGGGCTCCAGGACTGTAAATCCCAGAGTCACTTGTGAGGTGCTTCTTCCTGGTCCCCATTCAGGCAGATGGCAGGGATAGAGGAGAGTCAAGGACAGATTTGCAGTCAGTAAAAGGGCACCATTTGGGTTAGAGTACTTCTAGGGGAAGCTTACTGGTTTACGGAACATATACCGATTTAGGTCTGTATCCCAGGCTCAGTTTTCTATTGGCTATGTAATCTGGGCCAGATAGTCCATCTCTTTGAACTGTTTCCTGTCTGTAAGATGTTGAATTGTAATTACTTCAGGTTTGAAGGTAAGGTATAGTTTCCAGCCAAGGGCCGGGGCAACACTGGAGGTGTTCACTGGATGTCAGGGTTGTACCACTTCCTGCTCATGTTGGGAACAAAGAGAAGTTAGCTTGGTGGGCCTTTGCTATGACCCTCATCTACAAAATGCTGAGTCATCGTATGCTAGCCTCACAGGTCTGTTTGGAAGATAACCCAGTGTTTTTGAATGCATTAAATTCCAGCTCACCAGTAGAGCTTAATAcatagcatgctcaaggccctgggttccatctccagcaccaaactatagtagtagtaatagtaataataataattaaaaaacactgCAAATACAAAGCATCATTACTATTACAATTTATTTGAACAGCCATTTCCCTGTCAAAATTCAGGAATAATCACCTTGCAGTGGAGGAGTGATTACAGTGGGAAAGAGATGGCTCTGGGTAAGGATTGTCACCCAGCTCCTGTGGTCTGTAGTAGGCTCCATAGGTTTGTAACACCCATGCTTTGCATCCTGACTCATGGCTCTTTCCAGAGCAAAGCCAAAGTGCTATGAATTCTGTTCTGATGACCCCGTGATAATGGCATATTCATCTGGGGATTGAGACCTTCCTATAGCCAAGGATCCATTAACCTGCTTCATCAGAATTTGACCCAGAATTAGGTATCTATGCCCCTTTTAGTTATAACTGTTTGTTGCTCTTCTACAAGTTGAGGTTGCATTTCTGTCAAATTTATCTCATTTATAACCTGGACATAGATAACGCAGTTTACACTGGGTTTTGGTGCAGCCATCTTCCAATCTGCCACCCATGTAATTTGACGTTGAAATTCTTCATCAGATTCTGGTAGCAGATTGCTTACCAGCAGCCTGTTGATAAGCATATGTAGCGTTTTGAGGTGGGATGTGCTGAGATGCATTCTCAGGGGTGAACTGTGGTTGTGCTTTTTCATCTTGTTCATTTGTAATAACAGCATCATTTTCTTGTGccgtcttttcattttctgtaagtAAGATTGCTCTTGttcttccattttattctttgaaactgTGGGATAAGCTTTTGGTTTTCTCTACTGAGTGACTCTTCACACTAAGATGTTTGGGGTTCCTAATACCACTGCCTGTCTCCCTTATACAGGTATCGAAGTGAGAAGGTGACAATCAGTTATGCAGAGTATATTGCTTCTCGACAGCACTGTTTCCAGAATGGCGCTCTTCATGCCCCGCCCCTCTACAATCATTACTCCTGACACACGGCTACATGACCAGTCCCACCCCCCTGTGGCCACCAATGGCTATGACATCATTGGAGCAGATGCCTCCTCTTCCTGGTCCAGTTACTTCTATTACTGCACCATTTTATGATGCTAGCTTCCGTTGCcaagcctgcctcctgctgaCTGGAGGGTGTGGGGTAATTTGAATGCAACAGAATATGAGGGGCCCAAGCCTTATATCAGCCTTTCCTCAGTCTGGGATTCTGTTGGATCAGGGCTCCCCAATAACCAGTGAGAATGGCTGTGTGGGTTCAGAAGACCTTTGGTGATTTCCCACATGTGTGTTGGCCACAAACTGAAAACTGGAATTGATGATGATCCATGGAGGCTTCCTCCCCAACACCCACAGCCCACCAGATCCGATTAGGTGTACTCCCCTGGCAGTCTGGGCAACGGAGACCAACATGAACCACTTTTAGGttgttttaaattcctttttttaaacttccaGTTTATTGTGTACCAAGAGTTGATCCACAACCTCCACGCTTCATAAGTGAACACCATGTTAGGGTTGAGTGTGGGCACCACGAGCCCCTGTGAGTCCTGGACAAGAGACCCATACCAGGATCAGAAGTCCTGTGGATGGCATTGCTTTGTGCAGTAAGCTGTGAAGGTTCTCAAGCTTACCTGACTCTCGGCTGGACTTTCTGATACTCTTCCTGCATTGAGTCTCCTGGTGTTGAACAGAGCTCTGTGGCATAGCCTGCTGAGGAATGGAATGGAGATGCCCATAGAGGTCCTAATGTCATCATCATAAGCAGGTGTGAAAAGAGAGATCTCTTCCTCACCACCCGGCTACCTCAATCCTCTTCTGGTAGCAGTGCCTATGTAGCTGCATCTAGGTTCTCAGAAGCACAGACAGGTGGTTGGGTTGGGCTTTAGGACACGCGGCCACAGGAGAGCTTCTAGGGTCTCGGAGCTGGTTTTCTTCACAGGCAAACATCCTGAGGGACCTTTAAGTACCgggttctttttttctgatttgccTGCAGAAGTGAAGACTTGGCTATATCAGTCCTTTGTAGGACTCTAGAACAAAGCTGTGTAATAAAGCAAGGCGAACCTGCCACTTGCCCACCATACTGGGACTCTTCACCACCAGTGCAAACGCCCAGGCTGCGCGTGTCGCTCGTTTAGCCTCCTGACATTCCCTTTCCCACCTTCACTCATTCCAAAGTCGCTGTCAGCAGACTCTTCTCACTCACTCGGTGGCTGCTAGGAGACTAGGGAGGGCTCTGAAAGCTCTGTCTCAAGGGCACTGCTCAGGCAGCTCAGAGGAAGAGATGGCCAGCTGGAAGAAAGGCTCCTGGAGATGACGCGTGGGTTCTCAGCAGCGGTCATAGAGAACCCATGAGGCAGACAGGCCTCAACTCAGTGAACacatgttttgatttatttttcagaacTGATGTGGCTTTCCAAAACGGGCATACATTTCAAGTCAAAAGATCATCTGAGTTTCTTCTGCcaggaatggaggaagaagggaagtagGAGTACTTCCTATGTACTATTCTAGGCAGCACCCTCAAGTTCCTGGGaggctttttaattttgtgttgtttttaacgGAGCAGAAAGGTAGCAGTAGTGATCAAGGCCCTGGGATGGACGAGGGAGGTGCTGTTGACACTGGACTGCCCAGGGCATGGCCCCTTACTGCAGGCTGGGTTCCTTCACACACACGAAGACGAAGGCTCTCAAACTGAGGGCAATGAAGGTGGTGTTACAGAGAGTGACAGCAGGTGCTCTCAGGTGCCATGGATAGATGTCAGGGTGCTCAGATCTGGACTGAGCCACCCACCTCCAACTTGTACAACAGTATTGATACATAGGGCTACACTCATTACTGTTCAAGTGTTCTGTGTTAAGagttgtgtttaatttctaaagatttaaagcaaaaaaaaaaaaaaaaaaaaaaaaatggtgctaaACTTCACCCCTGAGCACTCTCAGTGAGACTGGTCATGCAAGCATCTACAGTGCCATGCTCCTCAAGCCTGTTTTTCTTGTAGAAATGTTGCCCTATCTGTCTTCTCCATGTaaagtatgtctttttttttttttttttctttcttttttcttttggagggtgGGGTAGAATACCTGCCatttaagaaaatgaatagaaaaatttAAGTCCCAAGAAGGCAAGGGTGGGGGGTCAGTGGACAGGAATCCAGCTGGCAAAGCCCAGCGTCACACTGCAGTGGGCTCAGTGGCTTTGGAGTGAAGAAGCCTTACTCCCTGCACATTCCCTCGTGCTCCCACAGACGTCCAGCAGCACAAACGCTCAGGTTCCTTTGCCTTGTCAAGGGGACTTGGGAGTCAGGCAAGGAGAACTGTTTGGCCCAGAAGAAATGGGCTCTATTGGTCTGTCTGTCCTGACTGGAGCCTAGTCATTCACAAGTAGGAGTGCATGGTTTCGGTCACCTCACGGCAACGTGTGGCAGATGgctctcaggaaaaaacaaaacaaaacaaaacagcaaagtgTGGA is a window encoding:
- the Ammecr1l gene encoding AMMECR1-like protein isoform X1; its protein translation is MGKRRCVPPLEPKLAAGCCGVKKPKLSGSGTHSHGNQSTTVPGSSSGPLQNHQHVDSSSGRENVSDLTLGPGNSPVTRMNPASGALSPLPRPNGTANATKNLVVTAEMCCYCFDVLYCHLYGFPQPRLPRFTNDPYPLFVTWKTGRDKRLRGCIGTFSAMNLHSGLREYTLTSALKDSRFPPLTREELPKLFCSVSLLTNFEDASDYLDWEVGVHGIRIEFINEKGIKRTATYLPEVAKEQDWDQIQTIDSLLRKGGFKAPITSEFRKSIKLTRYRSEKVTISYAEYIASRQHCFQNGALHAPPLYNHYS